One Pieris brassicae chromosome 11, ilPieBrab1.1, whole genome shotgun sequence DNA window includes the following coding sequences:
- the LOC123716249 gene encoding uncharacterized protein LOC123716249 has translation MKAAVVLLSLVCLGWAAPQMRKPFHEHFSDFMNIINDDAGHEIEHLSEHYVEFEEFTASIDYMAGKDFNGIVNEMEELPEFKAVIEFLEGHEIDITYYIDLLDSFIDRLSAGQKKRHELSGRDMSAYIKDTIAVLPKEKLDALYDEKMENDEEFKRAMDSLQSDEWKEIWDALWENETFKAEADELSKNGIDLQMLLSELVAIFGQN, from the exons ATGAAGGCAGCCGTAGTTCTCTTGAGCCTTGTGTGCCTCGGGTGGGCAGCACCCCAGATGAGGAAGCCTTTCCACGAGCATTTCTCAGactttatgaatattattaatgatgaTGCTGGCCATGAGATAGAACACTTAAGTGAACACTACGTGGAGTTTGAGGAATTCACAGCGAGTATCGATTATATGGCCGGAAAGGACTTTAACGGGATAGTCAATGAGATGGAAGAGCTCCCAGAATTCAAGGCA gttaTTGAATTTTTGGAGGGCCACGAAATCGACATCACTTATTACATTGACTTATTGGATAGTTTCATTG ACCGGCTCAGCGCAGGCCAAAAGAAGCGCCATGAGCTAAGCGGCAGAGACATGAGCGCTTACATCAAAGATACCATTGCCGTTTTACCCAAGGAGAAGTTGGATGCACTTTATGATGAGAAGATGGAAAACGACGAGGAGTTCAAGAGGGCCATGGACAGCCTCCAGAGCGACGAATGGAAGGAAATATGGGACGCTCTCTGGGAAAACGAGACCTTCAAGGCCGAAGCAGACGAACTCTCTAAAAATGGTATTGACCTCCAGATGCTTCTGAGCGAACTCGTCGCTATCTTCGGACAAAACTAA